ATGTATTTTTGTAGGACTTGAATATAGATAGTTAATGAGAGAACTATTAATAGAGATTATGAAAAATGACTAGGAGGCAGAGTGAAATTGATCAAGCATATAAATCTTTATGAGCATTATAGCGGTCCTGAGCTGCATACGAAAGGCTGGCAGCAGGAGGCTGCTATTCGCATGCTTTTAAATAATTTGCATGAAGATGTTGCTGAGAATCCCACTAATCTGATTGTATATGGAGGTACCGGGAAGGCAGCGAGAAACTGGCATGCTTTTGAGGCAATTATTAAGTCCCTCGAATCTCTTGATAATGACGAGACTTTATTGATTCAGTCCGGAAAGCCGGTCGCTGTATTTCGCACTCATGAGCATGCTCCTCGTGTGCTGCTCGCTAATTCAAATCTTGTTCCTGCTTATGCGAGCTGGGATGTCTTCCGTGAGCTAGATCGGAAGGGTCTCATGATGTACGGACAGATGACGGCAGGCAGTTGGATATACATAGGTTCCCAAGGAATCGTTCAAGGCACATATGAGACATTCGCTGAATGCGCCAGACAGCATTTTGGCGGAACACTTGCCGGCACTATTACGGTAACAGCTGGTCTTGGCGGTATGGGAGGAGCTCAGCCGTTGGCCGTCACGATGAATGGCGGAGTTTGCATAGCCATAGAGACCGATGAAAAACGGATTGACCGCAGAATTGAGACAAAATACGCTGATAAGAAAACATTTTCTCTAGATGAAGCGATAAGGATGGCTAAAAAGGCAAAGCAGGATAAAGTGCCTCTTTCCATCGGTCTTTACGGAAATGCGGCAGACATTCTGCCAGAGATGGTCAAACGCGGATTTATTCCTGATGTCATTACGGATCAAACCTCGGCACATGACCCTTTATATGGGTATATCCCAAGCGGGATGACGTTAGAGGGAGCTGCCCAGCTTAGAAGGGACAATCCGAAAGAATATCAGAATCGCTCTACCGCCTCTATGGCGGTTCATGTAAAGGCTATGCTCTCTATGAAAGAAAAGGGGGCAGTTGCCTTTGATTACGGGAACAATATCCGCCAGGCTGCCAAGGATGCCGGAGTTGCAGAGGCTTTTGACATTCCTGGTTTTGTTCCGGCCTATATCCGTCCGCAATTTTGTGAGGGGAAAGGACCTTTCCGATGGGTTGCCTTATCAGGAGACCCCGAGGATATTTTTAAAACAGATGAATTGATATTGAGAGAATTTAAAGAGAATGAATCTTTATGCAAATGGATAAGGCTTGCGAGAAAGAATATCAAATTCCAGGGACTGCCCGCACGGATTGCCTGGCTTGGTTATGGTGAAAGGGCTAGATTCGGCGCACTGATCAATGAAATGGTCGAAAAGGGTGAATTAAAGGCACCTATCGTTATTGGACGAGATCATCTGGATGCTGGTTCTGTAGCCTCCCCTAATCGGGAGACAGAAGGGATGAAGGATGGCTCTGATGCAATAGCTGATTGGCCTATTCTAAATGCCTTGATAAATGCGAGTGGCGGTGCTTCCTGGGTATCTGTTCATCACGGCGGCGGAGTCGGTATGGGCTATTCCATTCATGCGGGAATGGTCATTGTCGCAGATGGAACAAAGCAGGCGGCTGAAAAGCTTGATCGAGTTCTCACCACAGACCCTGGTCTTGGTGTAGTAAGGCATGCAGACGCAGGTTATGAAAGCGCTATCAAGACAGCTAAGGATAAAGGCATTCACATGCCAATGCTCGATTCTGGAGCTGAACAGTATGAATAACCGGCCTGTATGGATTCAGAATATCGGTGAACTTGCCACATTAAAGTCTGCGCAAACAGGTCCGAGGATAGGGGAAGATATGAACGACCTTGGCCTTATAAATAACGGGAGTGTGTGGGTTGAAAAGGGAAGGATAGAGGCTGTCGGAACAACCATAGAGATCAAAGAGAAGTATGAATCTAGAATGGAAGAAGCGGATGTCATAGATGCAGGCGGTCGTCTCATTACACCAGGGCTGGTTGATCCGCATACCCATTTTGTCTATGGAGGCAGCAGAGAAGAGGAATTTGAGAGGCGCCTGCAAGGCTATACCTATATGGAAATCATGAATGCAGGCGGCGGTATTCATTCTACAGCCAAGAAAACGGATGATACCCCATATAGTCAACTGTTAAAAGAATCAAGTAACCGCCTTGACCTTTTCCTTCACCATGGGGTGACGACGATTGAGGGCAAAAGTGGTTATGGGACTGCCCTTGATACAGAACTGAAGCAATTGAGGATCATGCGGGAATTAAACGAACAGCATCCAATCGATATCGTATCAACCTTTATGGGGGCACATGCCATTCCGAAATCCTTCGCCGGCCGGGAGGAGAGATATGTCGAGTCAGTCATAAATGAAATGATTCCCGCTGTCATGGCAGAAGATTTGGCTGAATTCATTGATGTTTTTTGTGAGAAGGATGTCTTTTCGATTGAGCAATCGAGGCGAATTTTGCTGGCAGGGAAAAAAGCCGGATTAAGAGCAAAAATCCATGCGGATGAGATTGTCGCCACAGGGGGAGCGGAACTTGCAGCCCAGCTTGAAGCCATTTCAGCGGAGCATTTGTTAAAGACGGAGTTAGCTGGAATGAAGGCAATGGCAGAGGCAGGCGTCATTGCCTGCTTACTTCCGGCAACTGCGCTTTTCTTAGGTGAAAAACCAGCGGATGCTAGGACGATGATTGATTTGGGAGTCCCTGTTGCAATCTCAACCGATTGTAACCCTGGTTCGTCCCCAACGGTTTCCATGCCGCTAGTCATGAATCTAGCCTGCTTACTGATGAAGATGACACCGGCTGAAGCCTTGACTGCCGCAACTTATAATGCGGCATGTGCGATTAATCGAGAAGACCGTATTGGCAGTATTGAGGAGGGGAAGCAGGCTGATCTTGCCTTATGGAATGTCAGCTCATACCGTGAGCTTCAATATTTCTTTGGCGTTAATCATATTCATTCCGTTTGGAAAAGAGGGGAGCTTGTCATAAATGGATTTGGCAGATAATTGGCTCCGTGAGCCGAATTGGTCCTGGAATGATTCACTTGAACCATCCGGTTATGTGCATGATTGGGTCCAAAGGATAAACGAGGTAGAATCAGTGCCTGAGTGCATTCTCTATGGTGCCCCATTATCAAAATCATCTATTAGTGTTTCAGGCGCATCCCTTTATCCAGAGGTTTTTCGCAGGCTTTGGAAACAATTTGCCGCTTATAACTTTGAAGAAGAGATTGACCTGACTTCCTATTCAGTCGCTGATGCAGGGGACATACTCATGCACACGACAGATGTGGCTGAATCACACCGGAGGATTGAAATCGCCGCGTATGCCTTGAATCAGACTTTCCCGAAGTCAACCCTTTGCATGATTGGAGGCGATCATTCCACGACAGCTTGTGCTATCCGTGGGCTCAAAAGAAGTCAGCCAAATCAAACGATTGGGATCTTGCAGCTTGATACCCATCTGGATGTACGGGATCCGGCTGAGTACGGGCCTGCTAATGGGACACCAATCCGCCAGCTAATCGAGGGTGGAGTCGTAAGAGGAGAGCATATCGTCAATATCGGTCTGCATGGATACTACAATACTAAACAGCTTGTTGAATATGCGAAGAGGCATCAAATCAAGACATATTCTATGAAAGAAACTAGAAAAATAGGTGTATCCAGGCTAATAGAACAAGAGCTAAAGCGGCTCTCGTCCGAGACAGATCTGGTTTATGTCACGGTTGATATGGACGTTTTAGATATATCCTTTGCACCTGGTGTACCGGCCGCAACACCTGGGGGGATGCGAACCGAGGAGCTGTTTGAAGGGCTGCTTTCAATCGGTAAATCTCCGGCCGTGAAGCATATTGACTTTGTCTGCCTAGATCCTTCACGTGATTCAAGAATTGAAGAGACTTGCCGGATAGGCGTACATGCATGGCTTCAGTTCATGACTGGAAGAATAATGAATAAGGGCTGAACAAGGATAGTCTATTCTCACTCTTCCTGCATACGCATGTATGGGGAAAGGATAGGCAAGAGTCATTCTTCTCATTATATGGACAAACAAGCACACCACGGGCTATATCAAGACTGGTCTCTGATATAGCCTTTTATATGTCTAGATATAGACAGAGGGGGTCATGAGATGATTTACATTGATGGAAATACCTTGAGTCTTAAAGAGATTGAAAGAGTTTTATATAAAGATGAACAGGTCAGCATTTCACAAAAGGCGGACAAAGGTATTTTTGACGCCAGGAACTTAGTAGAAAAAAAGCTTGAAGAAGGCAATATTGTTTATGGTCTAAATACTGGTTTCGGTAAACTGAGTGAGACGACCATCTCAAACGAGCATGTAAGAGATTTGCAGGTAAACTTGATTCGTTCTCATGCCTGTGGGGTAGGAGAACCGGTTTCAGAACCTGTTACAAGACTAATGCTCTTACTCCGCGCGAATGCATTGGCTAAGGGGTATTCCGGCGTACGAAAGGAACTCATCCAATTATTGATTGATTGCCTTAACAAGGGTGTCCATCCGGTAATTCCAAGCAAGGGTTCACTTGGAGCAAGCGGGGATCTCGCTCCATTGTCCCATTTGGCACTCGTCTTGGTTGGGGAGGGCGAGGCCTATTATCATGGCAGACGATATCCAGGATTGGTTGCCTTACAGAAGGCTGGGCTTAATCCAATCAGGCTTGAGGCGAAAGAAGGACTCGCTTTGATAAATGGTACACAGGCTATGGCAGCGACTGGTGTGCTTGCCTACCTGGAAGGAAAGAGATTGGCTGAATATGCGGATGGTATCGCATCCTTGACCCTTGAAGGATTGCGCGGCGTTTTGGATCCATTCTTGCCGATGACACATGTGGTGCGTCCTTTTCAGGAGCAGCAGGATGTTGCCAAAAGGATTTGTGCTTATGTAGATGGCAGCGGGCTGATGACAAGGCAAGGGGAGGTTAGAATTCAGGATGCCTATTCATTGAGATGTATTCCACAGGTTCATGGGGCGATTCAGCAAGTGCTTTCCTATGTGGAGGATAAGCTTACCACTGAAATCAATTCCGCTACCGATAACCCGTTAATCTTTCCGGAGACTGACCAAGTCATCTCAGGCGGTAATTTCCACGGACAGCCGCTAGCCTTTGCAATGGATTTCCTTGGTATTGCCATCTCTGAGCTTGCTAATATATCGGAAAGGCGAGTTGAAAGACTAGTAAATCCCCAATTAAATGATTTGCCGCCCTTTTTAAGCCCGAATCCGGGACTTGAGTCCGGGTTAATGATTACACAATATGTCGCTGCATCACTCGTTTCAGAGAATAAAGTGCTCTCTCATCCATCAAGCGTCGATTCGATTCCCTCCTCGGCTAATCAGGAAGACCATGTCAGCATGGGGGCTACAGCTGCGAGACATGCACTAAGCATCCTCGAAAATGCACGTAAAGTTCTCGCGATTGAATGGATATGCGCCGCCCAAGCCGCTGACTTCAGGGGCGTCGATAAATTAGCACCCAACACTAGAAGGCTTTATGACCATCTGCGCAAGAGGGTGGCATACGTAAATTCAGATCGCTCGCTTTCTGCTGATATTGACCAAATGGCAGAGGAGTTGAAGTTCTGCACGGAATCTTTTTTATCATAAGATATAAATTGATTATAATTATATTATGTAAACAAACTAAAAAGAGATGGAATGCCTTGCTTGCATCCATCTCTTTTTATCGTTCAGCTTATTTGCTGCCAGTGACGAGGGGAAGATCCTCTCTTGAGGCCCATTCATTCAATGACCCGTCATAGACGGCGATGTTCTTAACGCCAATCTGTTCTAAAACGAGGGCATTCCAGGTGGCAGCGATGCCGCCTCCGCAATAGGTAATGACCCTTTTATCTGAATCAAGGGGACCCGTTTTCTCAAAATTCTTCTTCAGCTCTTCATTTGGAAGAATAGTCTTCGTTTCGGGATTGGCATGGCAGCCAAAGAAGACGTTTACACTTCCAGGGATATGGCCTTTCCGCGGGTACGTATCTGTTTCTCCCTTAAAATCCTCAGGAGATAAGCTGTTGATGAGAATAACGGAATCATCATCCATCGCCTTAATGACATCCTCCATGGTTGCAAGCATTTCTTTCTTGCGCTCTCCCTTAAAATCAGCCTTCGGGTATACGTCTGTGGCATTAGAAAGAGGACGTCCTTCTTCCTTCCACTTTTGTAATCCGCCCTCGAGAACAGCAATGTTTTCAAAGCCCTCATATGTTAGCTGCCATCTTAATCTTGCTGCCCATTGCGGTGCTTCCACAGAAACACCTACAAGTGCACCCTGGTCATAAATCACCGTATAGGTGTCTTTATCCCCGATACCAAGATTCTCCATATGGTGAACGAAAGCATCACGCTCAGGTAAAGTGAAAGGAAGATTTGATCCCGGGTTAGATAAGTCATGCAATAGATCTGCATAAACAGCGCCAGGGATATGTCCCACGTTGTATGAATCCTTACCGGATGACAGGGTGATTCCCCCATCCTGCAAGGGCTTCATAAAAGTGGTAGCATCAATAACCCTCAACTTTGGGTCATTTAGGTGTTCCTCAAGCCATTCAGTTGAAACAATTAGCGGGATCTTGTTCATCATTCATTCACTCCAATATTGTCATTATAAGCTGAATATAATATAAATCAGATAAAATTACTAAGAATTAGACTTGAACAAGAAATATATTTAAAATCAACTGGTAAGTATCAAAAAAGAAAAAAGAGGTTAAAAATAGTACTATTCTGTTCCACCACACAAATCACACTTGTATACAAGTGTTTAAAGCACTATTATTGTTTTTGTTACTATTTTCATCAAATATAAAAAGACAACTAGGAGGCTACATACATGATTATGGATCAATTATCGAACGCTTCATTATATAATGGAGTGCATCCAAGACTGAAGAAAGGCTTTGCTTTCTTAATGGAAAACGACTTGCATGCTTTACCGACAGGAAAGTATGAGATTGAGGATGATAAGGTCTTTGTGATGATTCAGGAATACGATACAAAGCTCATTGAAGACTGCCGATTAGAGGCGCATTACCAATATACCGATATCCAATATGTCATTAAAGGCGCAGAAAGAATGGTCTATACGAATAAAGAAGAAACAGAGGTAGTCGAGGAGCAAAAAGAGAATGATGTGATGTTCTTGAAGGGTGATGGCAATCATCTTATTGTAAAAGAAGGTTGTTTTGCCGTATTTATGCCGCAGGATGCCCATATGCCGGGTGTTTGTGTTGAACAGCCAGAATCTGTAAGAAAAGCAGTCGTAAAAGTATTATGTGATTAATGTGCGAGGGGCAAAGTATTTTGCCTCTTTTTTTATAAATGCAAAAAGGACAGCACGAAGCCGTCCTTATCATCTTACCCTTGTGCGAATTGATTTTTCACCGTATTGATCTCTTCCTGTGTAGCTTGTTCCGCTGGGATATAATAGCCCTTTTGTTTCGCTATGGAAAACACGGCATATTGACGGGCTTCATCCTGGTCACGCATTTGCTGGATAGTCTTGCGCAATTCTTCATTTTCGGTTTGGGCAATGATTCCTGCATAGCTTGCCAAGGAACCATTTAAGCATGATAAGTAGTCACTGACGATATCTTTTTCCTGCATCTGTATCATCCTCCATTATAGAAAGGTCATTAAATTTTCTTTATTTTTGCGCGCATCCTGTGCATCATTTCGAAGCTGTGCAGCAATCCCCTGGTCGGTTACTTGCTGAGCATAATAATCC
This DNA window, taken from Pradoshia eiseniae, encodes the following:
- the hutU gene encoding urocanate hydratase, which translates into the protein MKHINLYEHYSGPELHTKGWQQEAAIRMLLNNLHEDVAENPTNLIVYGGTGKAARNWHAFEAIIKSLESLDNDETLLIQSGKPVAVFRTHEHAPRVLLANSNLVPAYASWDVFRELDRKGLMMYGQMTAGSWIYIGSQGIVQGTYETFAECARQHFGGTLAGTITVTAGLGGMGGAQPLAVTMNGGVCIAIETDEKRIDRRIETKYADKKTFSLDEAIRMAKKAKQDKVPLSIGLYGNAADILPEMVKRGFIPDVITDQTSAHDPLYGYIPSGMTLEGAAQLRRDNPKEYQNRSTASMAVHVKAMLSMKEKGAVAFDYGNNIRQAAKDAGVAEAFDIPGFVPAYIRPQFCEGKGPFRWVALSGDPEDIFKTDELILREFKENESLCKWIRLARKNIKFQGLPARIAWLGYGERARFGALINEMVEKGELKAPIVIGRDHLDAGSVASPNRETEGMKDGSDAIADWPILNALINASGGASWVSVHHGGGVGMGYSIHAGMVIVADGTKQAAEKLDRVLTTDPGLGVVRHADAGYESAIKTAKDKGIHMPMLDSGAEQYE
- the hutI gene encoding imidazolonepropionase, whose protein sequence is MNNRPVWIQNIGELATLKSAQTGPRIGEDMNDLGLINNGSVWVEKGRIEAVGTTIEIKEKYESRMEEADVIDAGGRLITPGLVDPHTHFVYGGSREEEFERRLQGYTYMEIMNAGGGIHSTAKKTDDTPYSQLLKESSNRLDLFLHHGVTTIEGKSGYGTALDTELKQLRIMRELNEQHPIDIVSTFMGAHAIPKSFAGREERYVESVINEMIPAVMAEDLAEFIDVFCEKDVFSIEQSRRILLAGKKAGLRAKIHADEIVATGGAELAAQLEAISAEHLLKTELAGMKAMAEAGVIACLLPATALFLGEKPADARTMIDLGVPVAISTDCNPGSSPTVSMPLVMNLACLLMKMTPAEALTAATYNAACAINREDRIGSIEEGKQADLALWNVSSYRELQYFFGVNHIHSVWKRGELVINGFGR
- a CDS encoding agmatinase family protein is translated as MDLADNWLREPNWSWNDSLEPSGYVHDWVQRINEVESVPECILYGAPLSKSSISVSGASLYPEVFRRLWKQFAAYNFEEEIDLTSYSVADAGDILMHTTDVAESHRRIEIAAYALNQTFPKSTLCMIGGDHSTTACAIRGLKRSQPNQTIGILQLDTHLDVRDPAEYGPANGTPIRQLIEGGVVRGEHIVNIGLHGYYNTKQLVEYAKRHQIKTYSMKETRKIGVSRLIEQELKRLSSETDLVYVTVDMDVLDISFAPGVPAATPGGMRTEELFEGLLSIGKSPAVKHIDFVCLDPSRDSRIEETCRIGVHAWLQFMTGRIMNKG
- the hutH gene encoding histidine ammonia-lyase; the encoded protein is MIYIDGNTLSLKEIERVLYKDEQVSISQKADKGIFDARNLVEKKLEEGNIVYGLNTGFGKLSETTISNEHVRDLQVNLIRSHACGVGEPVSEPVTRLMLLLRANALAKGYSGVRKELIQLLIDCLNKGVHPVIPSKGSLGASGDLAPLSHLALVLVGEGEAYYHGRRYPGLVALQKAGLNPIRLEAKEGLALINGTQAMAATGVLAYLEGKRLAEYADGIASLTLEGLRGVLDPFLPMTHVVRPFQEQQDVAKRICAYVDGSGLMTRQGEVRIQDAYSLRCIPQVHGAIQQVLSYVEDKLTTEINSATDNPLIFPETDQVISGGNFHGQPLAFAMDFLGIAISELANISERRVERLVNPQLNDLPPFLSPNPGLESGLMITQYVAASLVSENKVLSHPSSVDSIPSSANQEDHVSMGATAARHALSILENARKVLAIEWICAAQAADFRGVDKLAPNTRRLYDHLRKRVAYVNSDRSLSADIDQMAEELKFCTESFLS
- a CDS encoding sulfurtransferase, with the translated sequence MMNKIPLIVSTEWLEEHLNDPKLRVIDATTFMKPLQDGGITLSSGKDSYNVGHIPGAVYADLLHDLSNPGSNLPFTLPERDAFVHHMENLGIGDKDTYTVIYDQGALVGVSVEAPQWAARLRWQLTYEGFENIAVLEGGLQKWKEEGRPLSNATDVYPKADFKGERKKEMLATMEDVIKAMDDDSVILINSLSPEDFKGETDTYPRKGHIPGSVNVFFGCHANPETKTILPNEELKKNFEKTGPLDSDKRVITYCGGGIAATWNALVLEQIGVKNIAVYDGSLNEWASREDLPLVTGSK
- a CDS encoding YhcH/YjgK/YiaL family protein, with protein sequence MIMDQLSNASLYNGVHPRLKKGFAFLMENDLHALPTGKYEIEDDKVFVMIQEYDTKLIEDCRLEAHYQYTDIQYVIKGAERMVYTNKEETEVVEEQKENDVMFLKGDGNHLIVKEGCFAVFMPQDAHMPGVCVEQPESVRKAVVKVLCD
- a CDS encoding spore coat protein; this encodes MQEKDIVSDYLSCLNGSLASYAGIIAQTENEELRKTIQQMRDQDEARQYAVFSIAKQKGYYIPAEQATQEEINTVKNQFAQG